One segment of Longimicrobium sp. DNA contains the following:
- a CDS encoding sigma-54 dependent transcriptional regulator — protein MQSVLIVDDEPNIRRMLGALLRAEGYEVREAGSGRSALAEIRNDEPDAVVMDLYMPDATGLEVLPELKKAAPDVPVLMMSGRASLSDAVKATKLGAFHFVEKPLAPEAVLLSLRSALELRHARATNRALREELRSRDGMVGRAPAIEQVRSVIERVAPTDARVLITGESGTGKEVVASAVHERSARHTGPLVRLNCAAIPRDLVESEMFGHEKGAFTGATERRRGRFELASGGTLFLDEIGDLSLEAQAKLLRALEGGEVERVGGHEPIKVDVRILAATNKDLRAEVSAGRFREDLFFRLHVIPIHLPPLRERREDVPLLAEHFLARHAANGLRPPRLLPGAMDALVRHPWPGNVRELANILERLSILHSGSEVGPAEIRVLLAGGAPIAGDAAPAYLDDDDRPLADRLDAYERDLLNGALEAAAGSVAEAARRLRTDRANLYRRMRRLGIDR, from the coding sequence ATGCAATCCGTCCTGATCGTAGACGACGAGCCCAACATCCGCCGGATGCTGGGCGCCCTGCTTCGCGCGGAGGGGTACGAGGTGCGCGAGGCGGGCTCGGGACGCAGCGCCCTGGCCGAGATCCGCAACGACGAGCCGGACGCCGTGGTGATGGACCTCTACATGCCCGACGCCACGGGGCTGGAGGTGCTTCCGGAGCTCAAAAAGGCCGCCCCCGACGTCCCGGTGCTCATGATGAGCGGCCGGGCCTCCCTTTCGGACGCGGTGAAGGCCACCAAGCTGGGCGCCTTTCACTTCGTGGAGAAGCCGCTCGCCCCGGAGGCCGTCCTCCTCTCGCTGCGCTCCGCCCTGGAGCTGCGCCACGCCAGGGCGACGAACCGCGCTCTCCGCGAAGAGCTCCGCTCGCGTGACGGGATGGTGGGGCGCGCTCCCGCCATCGAGCAGGTGCGCAGCGTCATCGAGCGCGTGGCGCCCACCGACGCGCGGGTGCTGATCACCGGCGAGAGCGGCACGGGAAAGGAGGTGGTGGCGAGCGCGGTGCACGAGCGCTCGGCGCGCCACACGGGGCCGCTGGTGCGCCTCAATTGCGCCGCCATCCCGCGCGACCTGGTGGAGAGCGAGATGTTCGGCCACGAAAAGGGCGCCTTCACCGGGGCCACGGAGCGGCGCCGTGGCCGCTTCGAGCTGGCGAGCGGGGGGACCCTCTTCCTGGACGAGATCGGCGACCTCAGCCTGGAGGCGCAGGCCAAGCTCCTCCGCGCCCTGGAAGGCGGCGAGGTGGAGCGGGTGGGCGGCCACGAGCCGATCAAGGTGGACGTGCGCATCCTGGCGGCCACCAACAAGGACCTGCGGGCGGAGGTGTCGGCGGGGCGCTTTCGGGAGGACCTCTTCTTCCGGCTGCACGTGATCCCCATCCACCTCCCCCCGCTGCGCGAACGGCGCGAGGACGTGCCGCTGCTGGCCGAGCACTTCCTCGCCCGCCACGCCGCCAACGGCCTGCGCCCGCCGCGCCTTCTTCCGGGCGCCATGGACGCGCTGGTGCGGCACCCGTGGCCCGGCAACGTGCGCGAGCTGGCGAACATCCTGGAGCGCCTCTCGATCCTCCACTCCGGCAGCGAGGTCGGCCCCGCCGAGATCCGCGTTCTCCTCGCGGGCGGCGCCCCCATCGCGGGCGATGCGGCCCCCGCCTACCTGGACGACGACGACCGCCCCCTCGCGGACCGCCTGGACGCCTACGAGCGCGACCTCCTGAACGGCGCCCTCGAGGCCGCCGCCGGCAGCGTCGCCGAAGCCGCCCGCCGCCTGCGCACGGACCGGGCGAATCTGTACCGGCGGATGCGGCGGTTGGGGATCGACCGATAA
- a CDS encoding HAMP domain-containing sensor histidine kinase, which yields MVQRRSFEGRIRRALVLFSVLPSLALLAGGTYVVLRTAALSDSVAAWERVGESGGSLIRAAEASRDPAVVAAARTHRAELEASVTNARRWEWVLRRAVVWIAVAGALAGLVLAAMAARAARRMGRRLYQPVEELVGWAGLVACGQALPADDEGRQGNDEFGVLRDAFRTMARELDEARARELEAERMRTWVAMARRVAHELKNPLTPIRFALRTLERGGAGTPAEREALETLGEESARLEELARSFAQFGRLPEGPQSEVDLRELLEYLLRTHLPAGSEPRLRLPVELPMVRGHYDALSRAFANLLLNAGDAVGADAAPGSVQVVARAAEGWVEVRVLDGGPGIPPENLERIWEPDFTTKSRGTGLGLALVKQTVQAHGGRVAARNRPEGGAEFRVVLPLAPDAALAHSA from the coding sequence ATGGTCCAGCGGCGCTCCTTCGAAGGCCGGATCCGCCGAGCGCTGGTCCTCTTCTCCGTGCTCCCCTCGCTCGCGCTGCTGGCGGGCGGCACCTACGTCGTGCTGCGCACCGCCGCCCTCAGCGACTCGGTGGCGGCATGGGAGCGCGTGGGGGAGAGCGGCGGCTCGCTGATCCGCGCCGCGGAGGCTTCGCGCGACCCCGCGGTCGTCGCCGCGGCACGCACGCACCGCGCGGAGCTGGAGGCGTCGGTCACCAACGCGCGCCGCTGGGAGTGGGTGCTGCGCCGCGCGGTGGTGTGGATCGCGGTGGCCGGGGCTCTCGCGGGGCTGGTGCTGGCCGCCATGGCCGCGCGCGCGGCCCGGCGCATGGGGCGCCGCCTCTACCAGCCGGTGGAGGAGCTGGTGGGGTGGGCGGGGCTCGTCGCCTGCGGCCAGGCGCTCCCCGCCGACGACGAGGGGCGGCAGGGGAACGACGAGTTCGGAGTGCTGCGCGACGCCTTCCGCACCATGGCGCGCGAGCTGGACGAGGCCCGCGCCCGGGAGCTGGAGGCGGAGCGGATGCGGACCTGGGTGGCGATGGCGCGCCGCGTGGCGCACGAGCTCAAGAACCCGCTCACCCCCATCCGCTTCGCCCTGCGCACGCTGGAGCGCGGCGGCGCAGGCACCCCCGCCGAGCGCGAGGCGCTGGAGACGCTCGGCGAGGAGAGCGCGCGGCTGGAGGAGCTGGCCCGCTCCTTCGCCCAGTTCGGCCGCCTTCCCGAGGGGCCGCAGAGCGAGGTGGACCTGCGCGAGCTGCTGGAGTACCTCCTCCGCACCCACCTCCCCGCCGGCTCGGAGCCGCGGCTGCGCCTGCCGGTGGAGCTGCCGATGGTGCGCGGCCACTACGACGCCCTCAGCCGCGCCTTCGCCAACCTCCTCCTCAACGCCGGCGACGCGGTGGGCGCGGATGCGGCTCCCGGGTCGGTGCAGGTGGTGGCGCGCGCGGCCGAGGGGTGGGTGGAGGTGCGGGTGCTGGACGGCGGCCCCGGCATTCCGCCCGAGAACTTGGAGCGCATCTGGGAGCCTGACTTCACCACCAAGTCGCGCGGCACCGGGCTCGGCCTGGCGCTGGTGAAGCAGACGGTGCAGGCGCACGGCGGGCGCGTGGCCGCCCGCAACCGGCCGGAGGGCGGGGCGGAGTTCCGCGTCGTCCTTCCCCTGGCGCCCGACGCGGCGCTGGCGCACTCGGCGTGA
- a CDS encoding methyltransferase domain-containing protein, translating into MSPNEAELRRRFAVREETFEHAGWRVDLIMPRAADELIVEDDFDDDERLPYWADLWPSARILARHLLDAPPAEPAALELGCGVALPALALRHLGADVLATDWYDDALRFASVNSRRNGLGPLRTALLDWRKPPDDERYPLVIAADVLYEMRNAEILAALLPRVVAPGGRALVADPGRVYLSEFRNRMYAAGWRTAEIDRRDEISDPATGAHSIVRVWEVTPPDR; encoded by the coding sequence TTGTCGCCCAACGAGGCCGAGCTGCGCCGCCGCTTCGCCGTGCGCGAGGAGACGTTCGAGCACGCGGGGTGGCGCGTGGACCTCATCATGCCGCGCGCCGCGGACGAGCTGATCGTGGAGGACGATTTCGACGACGACGAGCGTCTTCCCTACTGGGCGGACCTGTGGCCCTCGGCGCGCATCCTCGCCCGGCACCTGCTCGATGCGCCGCCCGCCGAGCCCGCCGCGCTGGAGCTGGGGTGCGGCGTCGCTCTCCCCGCGCTCGCCCTGCGGCACCTGGGCGCCGACGTGCTGGCCACGGACTGGTATGATGACGCACTCCGCTTCGCGTCCGTCAACTCGCGGCGCAACGGGCTCGGGCCGCTGCGCACCGCCCTCCTCGACTGGCGAAAGCCTCCCGATGACGAGCGCTACCCGCTGGTGATCGCCGCCGACGTGCTGTACGAGATGCGCAACGCGGAGATCCTCGCCGCGCTCCTTCCGCGCGTGGTGGCGCCCGGCGGGCGGGCGCTGGTGGCCGATCCGGGGCGCGTGTACCTCTCCGAGTTCCGCAATCGCATGTACGCCGCCGGCTGGCGGACCGCCGAGATCGACCGCCGCGACGAGATCAGCGACCCCGCCACCGGCGCGCACAGCATCGTCCGCGTGTGGGAGGTGACCCCGCCGGACAGGTAA
- a CDS encoding helix-turn-helix transcriptional regulator, whose protein sequence is MGMDRQRPVERFLPLRPVEFDILLSVAAGERHGYGIIQDAEGRGAIIVPDVGTLYRALRRMQEQGMIVPSERREAPDAADERRNYYRITELGLQVARAEARRLAALMRAARLGGLLDGVAT, encoded by the coding sequence ATGGGAATGGACCGGCAAAGGCCCGTCGAGCGGTTTCTGCCGCTGCGGCCCGTGGAGTTCGACATCCTGCTGAGCGTGGCGGCGGGGGAGCGCCACGGCTACGGGATCATCCAGGACGCGGAAGGGCGCGGCGCCATCATCGTTCCGGACGTGGGGACGCTGTACCGCGCGCTACGGCGGATGCAGGAGCAGGGGATGATCGTCCCGTCCGAGCGGCGCGAAGCGCCGGACGCGGCCGACGAGCGGCGGAACTACTACCGGATCACCGAGCTGGGACTCCAGGTCGCCCGTGCCGAGGCCAGGCGGCTGGCGGCGCTGATGCGCGCGGCCCGGCTCGGCGGGCTGCTGGACGGGGTGGCGACATGA
- a CDS encoding ADOP family duplicated permease, translating to MSETRWLRVSDAWVRLLMRLYPSDFRDEMGDAVVEAYRDRCRAALRDGGRGALVWVWLRALADSLRNGLAEQVRPARGVPRNGSFGRDAQLVVRRLTRAPVFALSMVGMLAVGLGAFGTVYSVVNRVLLAPLPYRQAEDLYVVWRDYTWIGLNRGWLGGTDLVELARAKGIVEGAVALDRTRATLTGVKGGEPREITLIMSSPGLFPLLGARPMLGRGFASNEFGPGRPATIVLGHDLWRDQFGADRGVIGKEVRLDGQPYRVIGVMDRGFRFVRHAGAGPPERADAYTALDVNLASTDPQAGEYGGLIRARPGTPPATVMAAVKAAGAVVDRRDFGGEGLRLNAIGLKDDLVSRVRPALIALALSGVLLVVVLGVNVGTLLLVRTAQREREFAISRALGARPGALARATLLEGGLLGALGGACGAMAAVWGTRALVALAPDDLPLRESIGVDWRIGLTVTLLGAGLGLAASAFPALTTTRMKLSGLMRNAAVRGGGGGHGRMRRGMVVLQVALSLVLLSAGGLVARSFDRLLRADPGFDPSGVLTFKVPLPGGAYDTGTAIFAGFARIQQELSALPGVRAVGAASALPLSARADQRAVAFPGAPGNTGKEDLDAPMVDVVVTRGSYFDAMGIRLLSGRGFAPSVLKGVREVIIDRILAERFFPGRDAVGATLHMMNDSARVVGVVNHARLYDVHQDGRPQVYWRDEEYPERALYFAVRTDRDVASLAPDVRAAVARVDPALALSDFRTMDERVGDALRQQRIGAVLIGGFSLGALLLAAIGLFGVVAGSVSRRRHELAVRLALGADHGRVVGMVLREGAVLIGLGVLIGLPGVYLMGRAIRGVLVGVSPSDPLALAAASCSLALVALAACYLPARRVTRIEPAQSLRQE from the coding sequence ATGAGCGAGACGCGCTGGCTCAGGGTCTCGGACGCATGGGTGCGGCTCCTGATGCGGCTCTACCCCTCCGACTTCCGCGACGAGATGGGCGACGCGGTGGTGGAGGCGTACCGCGACCGCTGCCGCGCGGCACTGCGCGACGGGGGGAGGGGCGCGCTCGTGTGGGTGTGGCTGCGGGCCCTGGCGGATTCGCTCCGCAACGGCCTCGCGGAGCAGGTGCGCCCGGCGCGTGGGGTGCCGCGCAACGGAAGCTTCGGCCGAGACGCGCAGCTGGTGGTGCGGCGCCTGACGCGCGCGCCGGTCTTCGCGCTGTCGATGGTGGGGATGCTGGCGGTGGGGCTGGGCGCCTTCGGCACGGTCTACTCGGTGGTGAACCGGGTGCTCCTGGCGCCGCTCCCCTATCGCCAGGCGGAAGATCTGTACGTGGTGTGGCGCGACTACACCTGGATCGGGCTGAACCGCGGATGGCTCGGCGGAACCGACCTCGTGGAGCTCGCCAGGGCGAAGGGCATCGTAGAGGGCGCGGTGGCGCTGGACCGGACGCGAGCGACGCTCACCGGCGTGAAAGGGGGCGAGCCGCGCGAGATCACCCTCATCATGTCCTCTCCCGGGCTCTTTCCGCTCCTGGGGGCAAGGCCCATGCTGGGACGGGGCTTCGCGTCCAACGAGTTCGGCCCGGGAAGACCCGCGACCATCGTGCTCGGTCACGATCTCTGGCGCGACCAGTTCGGCGCCGACCGGGGCGTCATCGGAAAGGAAGTCCGGCTGGACGGCCAGCCCTATCGCGTGATCGGCGTGATGGACCGCGGCTTCCGCTTCGTGCGGCACGCGGGAGCCGGCCCACCGGAGCGGGCGGACGCCTACACCGCTCTCGACGTCAACCTCGCCTCCACCGATCCCCAGGCGGGTGAGTACGGGGGGCTGATCCGCGCCCGCCCCGGCACGCCGCCCGCCACGGTGATGGCGGCGGTGAAAGCAGCGGGAGCGGTGGTGGACCGGCGCGATTTCGGGGGCGAAGGGCTCCGCCTGAACGCCATCGGCCTCAAGGACGACCTGGTCTCGCGCGTGCGGCCGGCGCTGATCGCGCTGGCGCTTTCGGGCGTGCTGCTGGTGGTGGTGCTGGGAGTGAACGTGGGAACCCTCCTCCTGGTGCGGACGGCGCAGCGGGAGCGGGAGTTCGCCATCTCCCGCGCGCTAGGCGCTCGGCCGGGGGCCCTCGCCCGCGCCACGCTCCTGGAAGGCGGGCTCCTGGGTGCGCTGGGGGGTGCGTGCGGTGCCATGGCGGCGGTGTGGGGGACCCGCGCGCTGGTGGCGCTCGCCCCCGACGACTTGCCGCTGCGCGAGTCGATCGGGGTGGACTGGCGCATCGGCCTGACGGTGACGCTGCTGGGCGCGGGGCTGGGGCTCGCCGCCAGCGCCTTCCCCGCCCTGACCACCACGCGGATGAAGCTTTCCGGGCTGATGCGGAACGCGGCGGTGCGCGGCGGCGGCGGCGGGCACGGCCGCATGCGGCGAGGGATGGTCGTGCTCCAGGTGGCGCTCTCCCTGGTGCTGCTGAGCGCCGGCGGGCTGGTGGCGCGGAGCTTCGACCGGCTGCTGCGCGCCGATCCGGGCTTCGATCCGTCGGGCGTGCTCACCTTCAAGGTTCCGCTCCCCGGGGGTGCGTACGACACGGGCACCGCTATCTTCGCGGGGTTCGCCCGCATCCAGCAGGAGCTCTCCGCGCTGCCGGGGGTGAGGGCGGTGGGCGCCGCGTCCGCGCTCCCGCTCTCCGCCCGCGCGGATCAGAGGGCGGTGGCATTTCCCGGCGCGCCGGGGAATACGGGCAAGGAAGATCTCGACGCGCCGATGGTGGACGTCGTGGTTACGCGCGGAAGCTACTTCGACGCGATGGGGATCCGCCTCCTCTCGGGGCGCGGGTTCGCCCCGTCGGTCTTGAAGGGGGTACGCGAGGTGATCATCGACCGGATCCTCGCCGAGCGCTTCTTCCCCGGCCGCGACGCCGTCGGGGCCACGCTCCACATGATGAACGACTCCGCGCGGGTGGTGGGCGTGGTGAATCACGCGCGGCTGTACGACGTGCACCAGGACGGGCGCCCACAGGTGTACTGGCGCGACGAGGAGTACCCGGAGCGGGCGCTCTACTTCGCCGTGCGCACGGACCGTGACGTGGCGAGCCTTGCCCCTGACGTGCGCGCCGCGGTGGCCCGCGTGGACCCGGCACTCGCGCTCTCCGACTTCCGGACGATGGACGAGCGGGTGGGCGACGCGCTCCGGCAGCAGCGGATCGGGGCCGTGCTGATCGGCGGCTTCTCGCTGGGGGCGCTTCTGCTGGCCGCGATCGGGCTGTTCGGCGTCGTGGCGGGCTCCGTCAGCCGGCGCCGCCACGAGCTGGCCGTGCGGCTGGCGCTGGGCGCCGACCACGGGAGGGTAGTCGGGATGGTGCTTCGCGAAGGGGCGGTGCTCATCGGGCTCGGAGTGCTGATCGGGCTTCCCGGCGTCTACCTGATGGGACGCGCGATCCGCGGCGTGCTGGTGGGCGTCTCGCCCTCCGATCCACTGGCCCTCGCCGCCGCTTCGTGCAGCCTGGCGCTGGTCGCGCTGGCGGCTTGCTACCTTCCCGCCCGCCGGGTCACCCGCATCGAGCCGGCCCAGTCGCTGCGCCAGGAATAG